In one window of Halocatena salina DNA:
- a CDS encoding DoxX family protein: MSLSISTATTYVNILTIIAVGISAAAFFRPPEAILESMDEVNVKKSWLPMLGTLKAAGALGLLIGIGAPVPAIGTAAAVGLVVYFVGASIVHLLAGDYSFSGQHVYLLLAVVTLVLNVVS, from the coding sequence ATGTCACTCAGTATATCCACAGCCACCACATACGTCAATATTCTAACTATCATTGCCGTTGGCATCTCGGCGGCAGCCTTCTTTCGCCCCCCAGAGGCCATTCTCGAATCCATGGACGAGGTAAACGTGAAGAAATCGTGGCTGCCCATGCTGGGTACCCTGAAAGCGGCAGGCGCACTCGGACTACTGATCGGCATCGGCGCGCCAGTGCCAGCGATCGGAACGGCCGCTGCAGTCGGCCTCGTTGTGTACTTTGTTGGTGCCTCCATCGTTCACCTGCTCGCTGGCGATTACTCATTCAGTGGGCAGCACGTGTACCTTCTGCTGGCCGTGGTCACATTGGTGTTAAACGTAGTCTCGTGA
- a CDS encoding carboxymuconolactone decarboxylase family protein, with the protein MGARLEPIETPDSLKMRFSYWMMRRKFGTVTTPVKVVTARMPGSLRLNRELQKFHKRIQLESELKLMVGMLTSEINGCGFCVDLVQSEAIRENFRMEKFNALAEYETNPLFSDRECAALAYVEEVTRHKNVSDATFEELHNHFNDREIVEITWLNAFQNYTNLVNIPLEIESDGLCAIAKSETQMEHDERTPVQNVRE; encoded by the coding sequence ATGGGTGCGAGACTAGAGCCGATCGAGACGCCCGATAGTCTCAAAATGCGGTTCAGCTATTGGATGATGCGGCGGAAGTTCGGCACAGTAACGACCCCGGTGAAAGTCGTGACCGCACGTATGCCGGGATCTCTAAGACTCAACCGCGAGCTCCAGAAATTCCACAAGAGGATTCAGCTTGAGTCTGAACTCAAGCTCATGGTGGGAATGCTTACCTCGGAGATCAACGGGTGTGGCTTTTGTGTGGACCTCGTGCAGTCGGAGGCAATCCGCGAGAACTTCAGGATGGAGAAATTCAACGCGCTCGCGGAGTATGAGACGAACCCCCTCTTCTCTGATCGGGAATGCGCGGCGCTGGCGTATGTAGAGGAAGTCACGCGCCACAAGAACGTCTCCGACGCCACGTTCGAAGAACTCCACAATCATTTCAACGATCGGGAGATCGTCGAAATCACGTGGCTGAATGCGTTCCAAAACTACACTAATCTCGTTAATATTCCGCTCGAAATCGAATCTGACGGTCTGTGCGCGATCGCTAAGTCGGAGACACAGATGGAACATGATGAACGAACTCCCGTGCAAAACGTACGAGAATAA
- a CDS encoding helix-turn-helix domain-containing protein: protein MPHTRLKFKLPEGAFEFSTDHPDEVFRILAAFPMDDGLFVAFETPTENHQAVLRDFDEAPITYEVLHTDEQSVLIQYEMPSIPPPLRAVLASGTLVQFPLTLRDGWITFDLTTSHERLSQLKNEFENARFTYEVVLVTQTTDPMDLLTDRQRRFMIEALQHGYYDSPRKCSLTDLAAVLDVGKSTASRVLHNAEGKVIKKFFAEPIE from the coding sequence ATGCCCCACACCCGATTGAAGTTCAAACTCCCGGAGGGCGCGTTCGAGTTTTCAACCGACCATCCTGACGAGGTATTCCGGATACTCGCTGCCTTTCCCATGGATGATGGACTCTTCGTCGCGTTTGAGACACCAACTGAGAATCATCAGGCTGTCCTTCGGGATTTCGATGAGGCTCCGATTACCTATGAAGTGCTCCATACCGACGAACAGTCCGTTCTGATCCAGTATGAGATGCCGTCCATTCCACCACCACTTCGCGCAGTCTTGGCCTCCGGAACCCTCGTGCAATTTCCGCTCACCCTTCGAGATGGATGGATAACGTTTGACCTGACGACCTCACACGAGCGGCTGTCACAACTCAAAAACGAGTTCGAGAACGCTAGGTTCACGTATGAAGTCGTCTTAGTCACACAAACGACAGATCCGATGGATCTGTTGACCGACCGCCAACGGCGATTCATGATCGAGGCCCTCCAGCACGGCTACTACGACAGCCCCCGCAAGTGTTCGCTGACCGATCTTGCGGCCGTACTTGATGTTGGCAAATCGACGGCGAGCAGGGTTCTCCACAATGCCGAAGGGAAGGTTATCAAGAAGTTCTTCGCAGAGCCGATCGAGTAG
- a CDS encoding M48 family metalloprotease: MDWSLDRHLRRRMALTLFALAALTIAFATGVAAVLAWGLEWLSGLFGLGGSFELWLALGGMATLLASVVILWRALDKDAVETFDAAAVGPETYPDLHATVTRLAQAADLPVPSVHVTDRKRPLAMTTGLSTDDTKLVVSTGLLDVLDADELEAVLAHELAHIKNRDATVMTLAELPLASARTLGRTLQHSGGVHIALVAVALASYAFWGIGRLLVAALSRSRELAADRGASALVGDPAALASALKTLDGDVPSAPDRDAREAALASLSIIPDERGTPWPKLTYQDGWPIFWSFRLPVRRVCRRLNERYFRPTRATHPATDERIDRLKSLEREHGT, translated from the coding sequence ATGGACTGGTCCCTTGATCGACATCTTCGTCGACGGATGGCACTAACCCTGTTCGCACTCGCAGCACTCACTATCGCGTTCGCCACTGGTGTCGCTGCCGTGCTGGCGTGGGGGTTGGAGTGGCTCAGCGGACTGTTCGGCCTCGGAGGCTCCTTCGAACTCTGGCTCGCTCTCGGTGGCATGGCGACACTCCTCGCCAGCGTCGTCATTTTGTGGCGGGCACTGGACAAGGACGCCGTAGAGACGTTCGACGCTGCGGCCGTTGGCCCAGAGACGTATCCCGACCTCCACGCGACGGTTACGCGACTCGCACAGGCCGCCGATCTCCCGGTGCCGTCGGTTCATGTTACCGACCGCAAGCGCCCATTGGCGATGACGACTGGCCTCTCGACCGACGATACCAAGCTCGTCGTCTCGACGGGGTTACTCGACGTACTTGACGCCGACGAGTTGGAGGCTGTCCTCGCTCACGAACTCGCACACATCAAAAACCGCGATGCGACCGTGATGACGCTCGCTGAACTCCCCCTGGCGAGTGCACGGACCCTCGGACGGACGCTCCAGCACAGCGGCGGGGTCCACATCGCCTTGGTCGCGGTTGCGCTCGCCTCGTATGCCTTCTGGGGAATCGGCCGCCTGTTGGTCGCCGCGCTGTCTCGCTCGCGAGAACTCGCCGCCGATCGTGGCGCGAGTGCGTTGGTTGGTGATCCTGCGGCGCTGGCAAGCGCCCTCAAGACGCTTGACGGTGACGTTCCCTCAGCACCAGACCGGGATGCTCGTGAAGCGGCGCTCGCTTCGTTGTCGATCATTCCCGACGAGCGGGGGACGCCATGGCCGAAACTCACCTACCAGGACGGCTGGCCTATCTTCTGGAGCTTTCGGCTCCCGGTCCGGCGTGTCTGTCGTCGGCTGAACGAACGATACTTCCGCCCGACACGGGCCACCCACCCGGCGACTGATGAGCGCATCGATCGTCTCAAGTCCCTCGAACGCGAACACGGGACGTAG
- a CDS encoding ABC transporter permease → MSSDQTDGSGSASSIALFIGMGFVLLLSGGIWFIRPWLHGIVYWVYTTPLLWIGIPLCLGFGVTIRAKVGSGSTSSITVICIIGLFALSTVSGTFAANTLGQATMADSQSIDQLHNTDPTQPRILPESVADRYASNTLDFPKYQTSDGDITIHNGTPHWSYALSPDGTWNQLTRQQHGTVMIDMSSQNAAVSTTTGDLKKGIGTAFYNNYRWQLLKHEQYLADYADPFMVLHEDNQYIAVPYTKPQFHWTPLPHTTPKWGGVMLVDETGETTDLSPEEARNHPALKDQKLYPFELTRERVTATKYRNGILNTYTSHDEEIELAPVPGDGNDQPFLMSTTDGPTYAVAAEPYGDAQGLTEIWLVDARTGQYHRYTPNGSMFGPRKATDYVRQAARTTDWDRFTPSEPLPVVIDEQLYWQVRVVPTDNSGLSYIAFVNAQTSDVQEVESTAAVTNFLENTDVPTNQTRGQNTSESTASPSMIVKRVAPNGTVIGTMTIHDNESVQIIQNNTTSN, encoded by the coding sequence ATGTCTTCCGATCAAACTGATGGTTCAGGCAGTGCATCTAGCATAGCACTGTTCATTGGCATGGGGTTTGTGTTGCTCCTTAGTGGAGGTATCTGGTTCATCCGTCCCTGGCTCCATGGGATCGTGTACTGGGTGTATACAACGCCCCTCCTCTGGATCGGGATCCCCCTCTGTCTCGGGTTCGGAGTGACCATCAGAGCCAAGGTCGGAAGCGGGTCGACATCATCGATAACTGTCATCTGTATCATTGGCCTCTTCGCTTTGTCCACCGTTTCCGGCACGTTCGCCGCCAATACCCTCGGGCAAGCGACGATGGCCGACAGCCAATCGATCGATCAACTCCACAACACGGATCCAACCCAGCCCCGTATCCTTCCCGAAAGTGTCGCCGATCGCTATGCTTCGAACACGCTGGACTTTCCCAAATACCAGACCTCTGATGGAGACATTACCATCCACAACGGGACACCCCACTGGTCGTATGCACTTTCACCGGATGGGACCTGGAATCAGCTGACGAGACAGCAACACGGGACGGTCATGATCGATATGAGCAGCCAGAACGCAGCAGTATCGACGACCACGGGAGATCTCAAGAAAGGCATCGGGACGGCTTTTTACAACAATTATCGATGGCAACTCCTCAAACACGAGCAATACCTCGCTGATTATGCAGATCCGTTCATGGTCCTTCACGAGGACAACCAATACATCGCTGTCCCTTATACGAAACCCCAGTTCCACTGGACACCCCTACCGCACACGACACCCAAATGGGGTGGCGTGATGCTCGTCGATGAGACAGGTGAGACGACTGATCTCTCGCCTGAGGAGGCCCGTAACCATCCAGCACTGAAAGATCAAAAACTCTATCCGTTCGAGCTAACTCGCGAACGGGTCACCGCGACAAAGTACCGCAACGGCATCCTCAACACCTACACCTCTCATGATGAGGAGATCGAACTCGCTCCTGTCCCTGGGGATGGAAATGATCAGCCGTTCCTCATGTCAACGACCGACGGACCGACCTACGCAGTGGCTGCTGAACCCTACGGCGATGCCCAAGGACTCACCGAGATTTGGCTCGTCGATGCCCGCACGGGCCAGTATCATCGATATACGCCGAACGGATCGATGTTTGGACCACGGAAGGCGACCGATTATGTCCGCCAAGCCGCCCGAACGACGGACTGGGACCGATTTACGCCATCTGAACCTCTCCCCGTCGTCATCGACGAACAACTCTACTGGCAGGTGCGGGTCGTCCCGACTGATAACAGCGGACTCTCCTACATTGCGTTCGTCAATGCCCAAACGAGTGACGTACAGGAGGTCGAATCAACTGCTGCAGTGACGAACTTCCTCGAAAACACCGATGTCCCAACTAACCAAACGAGAGGACAGAACACCTCTGAGTCAACCGCTTCTCCATCGATGATCGTAAAGCGTGTTGCACCAAATGGGACGGTCATCGGAACCATGACTATCCATGACAACGAATCCGTTCAAATCATCCAAAACAATACGACCTCGAACTGA
- a CDS encoding aldo/keto reductase yields the protein MEYTTLGNTGMTVSKICLGCMSFGGPGRGDMFDWTVGKEQSTKVIDRAIELGINFFDTANIYSYGDSERILGEALAEYDRDEQVVATKVWGQMRENDPNSGGLSRKTIEQELENSLNRLGMDTIDLYQIHRWDDDTPIETTMGVLDDAVRRNQVRYLGASSMWTYQFATALHTSCQMNLGRFVTMQNHYNLVYREEEREMLPYCKQENVGVIPWSPLAGGYLARPHEESDKMREMTSDRYGSPQSREINERVREIADEMDATMSQISLAWLLHKDGVTAPIYGTSSVEHLEEAVEAIEIDLSDSDVEYLEEPYEPIAVLGHE from the coding sequence GTGGAATACACAACACTCGGTAACACTGGGATGACGGTAAGCAAGATATGTCTCGGCTGTATGAGTTTTGGTGGTCCGGGGAGAGGTGACATGTTCGATTGGACTGTCGGGAAAGAGCAATCGACGAAAGTCATCGATCGCGCGATCGAGCTCGGGATCAACTTCTTCGATACGGCAAACATCTACTCCTACGGCGACTCTGAACGCATCCTTGGCGAGGCACTCGCTGAATACGACCGTGACGAGCAGGTGGTCGCTACGAAGGTCTGGGGCCAGATGCGCGAGAATGACCCGAATTCGGGAGGACTCTCCCGAAAGACTATCGAGCAGGAGTTGGAGAACAGCCTGAATCGGCTCGGCATGGACACCATCGATCTCTACCAGATCCACCGCTGGGATGACGATACGCCGATCGAGACGACAATGGGGGTCCTCGACGATGCTGTTCGTCGCAATCAGGTCCGCTACCTCGGTGCGAGTTCGATGTGGACATACCAGTTTGCAACGGCGCTCCACACGAGCTGTCAGATGAATCTCGGCCGCTTTGTGACAATGCAAAACCACTATAATCTCGTCTACCGCGAGGAAGAGCGCGAGATGTTGCCGTACTGCAAGCAAGAGAACGTTGGCGTCATTCCGTGGAGTCCGCTCGCTGGTGGCTACCTCGCCCGCCCACACGAAGAGAGCGATAAAATGCGTGAGATGACCTCAGATCGGTACGGCTCCCCACAAAGCAGGGAGATCAACGAGCGCGTTCGAGAGATTGCCGACGAAATGGATGCCACGATGAGCCAGATCAGCCTGGCATGGCTGCTCCACAAAGACGGTGTGACCGCGCCCATTTATGGAACATCGAGCGTCGAGCACTTGGAGGAAGCGGTCGAAGCTATCGAGATTGATCTCTCCGACAGCGATGTCGAATACCTCGAAGAACCGTACGAGCCGATAGCCGTCCTCGGACACGAATAG